The following proteins are encoded in a genomic region of Nicoliella spurrieriana:
- the yihA gene encoding ribosome biogenesis GTP-binding protein YihA/YsxC — protein sequence MDVHNVNLLISAVNPAQYPKTGYPEIALVGRSNVGKSSLTNVLINRKNYAHTSNQPGKTQTLNFYEVEDSIYFVDVPGYGYARVSKSEREKWGTMIETYLTQRQQLKGVILLIDGRHDLTQDDRQMAEWLDYFDVPRLVVATKMDKISSSKWNKQSSMIHKAIKVDDNDLIMFSAKTKHGKDQIWQWIENQIN from the coding sequence ATGTTCATAACGTAAATCTGTTAATTAGTGCCGTAAATCCAGCTCAATATCCAAAGACAGGATATCCTGAAATTGCATTAGTTGGTCGTTCAAATGTTGGAAAATCATCTTTAACGAATGTATTGATTAATCGTAAAAATTATGCTCATACTTCTAATCAACCTGGTAAAACCCAAACGCTTAATTTCTATGAGGTGGAAGATTCAATTTACTTTGTGGATGTTCCTGGATATGGATATGCACGAGTTTCTAAATCTGAGCGTGAAAAATGGGGAACCATGATTGAGACCTACTTAACTCAGCGGCAACAATTAAAGGGAGTAATTCTTTTGATTGATGGGAGGCATGATTTAACCCAAGATGATCGTCAAATGGCTGAATGGCTAGATTATTTTGACGTTCCACGGTTAGTGGTCGCTACTAAAATGGATAAAATTTCTAGTAGTAAATGGAATAAACAATCTAGTATGATTCATAAGGCAATTAAAGTCGATGATAATGATTTAATTATGTTTTCAGCTAAAACCAAACATGGTAAAGATCAGATTTGGCAATGGATTGAAAATCAAATTAACTAA